CGCTCCGTCGCGCCGTGGTCAGTGCCCCGGCGGCAGTAAGATAGGCCGCTCTCGCTGTGGCCGCGGCGCGCTCCAGCCGCTCGCGTTCTTCATCCGCCGTGTCCAGCAGAGCGAGTCGTTCCTGCATGGTCCGGCGCAGGTCAGACAGCCCGGCCACTTCCGTGCCGTGCTTACGCGCTGCTGCCCGCAAGGCGAACAGGCGCTCCTCGATTGCTTCCAGGGACTGGTCATCGTCGTCCAGGCCGCTGGCCAGAGACTCAAGGCCACTTCGCACCTCCGCCGCCTCGGCGATGGCCCTGTCCACTGCGTCAAGCAGTGCCTGACCGGCCACGCCGGCATCGGTCCGAATCGTCGCGATTGCGCGCGCCGCCACATGCAGCGACTCCTCCGCCCGGCCGGCACCGGCCACGGCGTCGAGTGCCTGGGTCAGGCCGGCCACAAGCCGGTCACGGTTCTGCAGCCGGCGGCGTGCATCGGCCAACGCGGTCTCTTCGTCGGGCTGGGGATCAAGGTCTGTCAGATCGGCGATACTTTCGGCCAGGAAGGCGGCGTCCTGCCGTGACTGGTTGGTCCGTCCAACGGCGTCGGCCGCGGTGCGGACGGCATCACGCCAGGCCCGCCACGCCGCAGCCGTAGTCGCCAGTTCCGCCTGGTGGCCACCGAATGCGTCAAGCACGGCGGCGTGCCCCGTCTCGTCCAGCAGACCATGCTGTTCAAACTGACCCTGGATCTCTGCCAGGCTGTCGCCGATGTCACGCAGCAGACCGACACTGACGGTCTGGTCGTTGACATAGGCGCGGGTCCGGCCATCGCGGCTCAGTGTCCGGCGCAGCAGCAACATGCCATCTTCCACATGGAGGCCGGCTTCGCGGGCGTTGCGACAGGCGGCATGTTCATCATCTATCTGAAACAGGGCCGAGATGGTGGCCTGTTCCGCTCCCGGCCGCAGCAGTGCCGCGTCGGCGCGACCGCCCAGAGCCTGTCCAAGACAATCGAGAAGAATGGATTTTCCGGCGCCGGTCTCGCCGGTCAGCGCGCACAACCCGGACTCAAACTCGATATCCAGGCTTTCGATCAGAATCACATTGCGAATCGAAAGACGGCACAGCATGACCGGGGCTAGAACAGCCAGTCCCAGGTCCGTGTCAGGATTCCGCGATCCTGCCCGGGCGGGCGGATTGCCTCGCCGGTGGTGAGTTCATAGGTGTCCACATACCACTCGCTGCCGGGATAATTGTAGCCGAGGACAGCCGCGGTGCGTTCTGCCTGGTCGTTTATACCGAGGGCGGAATAGACCTCGTTGATGCGGTGCAGCGCTTCGGGAACGTGAGTTGTTGTTTGGTAATCCCGCACCACGATACGGAACCGGCTGAGCGCTGCCAGATAGTCACCACGTCGCTGGTAGAAACGCCCGACCTCCATTTCCTTGCCGGCCAGATGGTCGCGGACCAGGTCCAGTTTCAGTCCGGCATCGCGGGCATAATCGCTATCGGGGAACCGTCGAATGACCTCGCCCAGCGACTGCAGCGCCTGTGCCGTCAGCGATTGGTCGCGACCAACATCAATGATCTGCTCATAGAATGAGATGGCTTTGAGATAATAGGCATAGGGCGTGTCACGGTTCGACGGATGAAGCTGAATAAACCGGTCGGCCGCGACGACGGCGTCGTCATAGGCATTGTTCGCATAGTGCGCATAGGCGGCCATGAGCTGCGCCTTGGTCGCCCAGATGGAGTAGGGGTGTTGTCGCTCCACCTCGTCAAAGCCAATGGCGGCTTCTGCAAAATCGCCTGCGGCCAGCTGGTCGAGAGCAATGTTGTAGAGGTCTTCCACCGGCCTATCGACATAGGCCCGCTCATTGTCGCCGGAACAGGCCGCAAGCACGAACATTATAGCGGCCAGCAGCGATGCAGCGCGGCCGCGGCGGAGGACGATCTGGGCTGTCTGTCTGGTCATAAGGTCGGCCGGTGGGAACAGGGCATGGCCTCAAGGTGAGCCATCCTGCCCTTATACCATCGGCAGCCAACGATACACAGATGCCGGCCGCAAATGGGGCGAGCGGCGGTGGCCGCTCCGGGCCGAAGGCTACAAGCCGCCGGCCACCGCCTGGCGGGCAGGCTGAACCGGCACGTCTGCGACCGGCGACGCAGGCAAGGTCGTCACCTGCCAGGCACTGTCGTCGGAAAACAGCCGTTGCAGCAGGGCATGGTTGAGGGCGTGGCCAGAGCGCCAGCCAGTGACGGCGCCAGTCAGCGGCGCGCCAGCCAGATAGAGGTCGCCCAGGCAATCCAGCGCCTTGTGGCGCACAAATTCGTCCGGAAAACGCAGGCCTTCATCGTTGAGGACCCGATCACCGCTGAGTACCACCGCATTGTCCAGTGAGCCGCCAAGCGCCAGCCCGGCGGACCGCATGGCGCTGACCTCGTGATCGAAGCCGAACGTGCGGGCCCGGGCCAGATGTGATTTGAAGCTGCCTTCCTCCAGACGGAAAGAGACGTCCTGGCGGCCGATCATTGATTCGCTGAACTCGATGGCCATGTGGATCGTGAGTTCGGCCGCGGGCGCAATATCCAGCGACTTTCCGTCGCCCGTCACACCGACCGGCGTCTGAACCTGAATGGCGCGGCGCGGCGCCTTCTGGGCAGCCCGGCCGGCGCACTCAATCAGAAAGACAAAAGGAGCGCTGCTGCCATCCATGGCCGGCACTTCCGGCCCGTCCAGCTCAATTACTGCATTATCGATAGCGCAGCCGGCCAGCGCGGCCATCAGGTGCTCCACAGTACCGACGGTCGTGCCGTCACCATCGCCGACAACGGTGCACAGCGAAGTATCCACCACGTGGCTCCAATGGGCGGGAATATGGGTCGGGCGCAGCCCGCGCCGGCGGCGGAAGACGATACCGGAGCTCTCAGGGGCGGGATGAAGCACCAACGTGACGGTGGCACCGGAGTGAAGGCCGATCCCGCTGCACTGAATGGACGATTTCAGGGTGTGCTGAACTTGCACACCGGCTGTGGTGGAATCGGTGGAGAGTGGTGTGACCGACGCAATGGCGTTGGTGGCGGCAGGTTGTTCGCAGGGGCGGTCTTTGCTGGACAAATCTATTCTCGCCGCATCGCCTGAAAAACTGCAGGACCGGAAAACTGTCGAATGGCCGATCACAGATAACGATCTGCAACGGCTCACAATCCGCAGGAAAACGTATCAGGCCCGGATATAGGGCCCAAATCACCAATTGTTTCTGAATATTGCCTGCTCGGCTGGCTGGAGCAGTGGTCGGATCGCCGAGATGCTCTGAGCCGTGTCCCGGAACCCCCACCCCGGAACCGTGTCGGCTCCGGGGTGGCGGTCGCCGGTGGTCAGTTGGCCTGCCGGCGCAGGAAGGCCGGGATATCCAACAAATCGTCCTCGTGCGGCGTACGGCCGGGGCGCTCGGTGGCGGTCAGGCCGCCGAGTTGCGCCTGCGGGGTGGCCTGCCGGGCAACCACCTGCGGCCGGCCGGCCGGCCTGGCAGGGTGTTCCGCCGCGGCTTCCGGTTGGCGCGGCGCGGGCGCCGGTTCGCCGGTCGTCGCGGGCCTGGTCGCGACTGGTCCCGCTGTGGCGGCCGAGGCTTCGGGATCACGCGTCTCGTCCGGCCGGCGACGGGCGCGACCGGTGCCGGTGACCCGTTCGAACAGGCTCGGCCCCCGGCGCCCGCGCATCGGTTGGCCGCGGCCATTGACCATGTCGGCTTCGGCGAAGGGCTCGGGCCGGGAAACCGCCGGCCGCCGGCCGGTGGTCACCGGCGGTGGCGCAATGAAGGGCTCGCCGTGAGCCCGGGCGGCGAGCGCCGTTTCACCGCTGTCAGGAGTCGTGGCGGTCTCCGCCGCGGCCTGGTCCATATGGCCTTCGTTGGAAGACGGCGCATGGTCGTCGCTGGAAGATGCCGCCGCATGGACGAGAGTGTCTGCCGGTGGTGCGTCTTCTTCGGTGGGCTGTGCCGTTGCCGCCTGCGCGTCATCTGACGCTGGTGGGCTGGAAGCGGCTACCGCGACCACCGGTTGCGGCTCGCCCTGACCGACGGTCTTTTCCGCCACCGCATCGTGGACCACTTTCAGATGCGGTCGCGTGGCCGATACCTGATCCACATCGATGCCGGTGGCGACAACGCTGACACGCATGGTGCCTTCCATCTCCTCGTGAAAGGTTGAACCGAAGATGATGTTGGCATTGGGATCGACTTCGGCACGGATACGGTTTGCCGCCTCGTCGACCTCGAACAGTGTCATGTCCATGCCACCGGTGACATTGATCAGGATGCCACGGGCGCCTTCCATGGAGACATCGTCCAGAAGCGGATTGGAGATGGCGGCTTCGGCCGCGTCGAGCGCGCGCCGCTCGCCATCGCCTTCACCGGTTCCCATCATGGCCTTGCCCATTTCGCCCATGACGGAGCGAATGTCGGCAAAATCCAGGTTAATCAGGCCCGGCATGATCATCAGGTCAGTGACGCCTCGCACACCGGAGTACAGGACGTCGTCAGCCATCTTGAATGCGTCGGCGAAGGTCGTTCGTTCATTGGCGACGCGGAACAGATTCTGATTGGGAATGACAATCAGCGTGTCCACATAGTTCTGCAACTCGTCAATGCCGGCATCGGCAATCCGCATTCTGTGCGTGCCTTCAAAGTGGAACGGCTTGGTGACAACGCCAATCGTCAGGATGCCGCGCTCCCGTGCGGCGCGGGCAATGACCGGGGCTGCGCCGGTGCCGGTTCCGCCGCCCATGCCGGCCGTAATGAACACCATGTTTGCATCACCCAGATGGTCGAGCAGCTCTTCCATGGCTTCTTCGGCGGCCGCCCGCCCGACGTCTGGTCGCGCACCCGCGCCGAGGCCGCGGGTGATGTTGATGCCGAGCTTGATCTGCCGTTCGCAGGCAGACTGTGACAGAGCCTGACAATCGGTGTTGGCGATGATGAACTCGACTCCCTCCAGGTTGGAGCGAATCATGTTGTCTACGGCGTTGCCGCCAGCGCCGCCAACGCCAATGACCGTAATGCGTGGCCGTAGTTCGGGCTCGTTCCTGGGCATGCTGAGGTGAATGGTCATGAGTGATCCTCCCTTCGTGTCAGATGTTCGGCAGGGGCCGGGTTGGTCGGGCGCCGGTCCTGATGGCGCAATGTGCGGTTCATGGCTTGTTCTCCGTTGCCGGGTTTGCTTCAGAAATGGTCACGCAGCCACCCGCCAACACGGCCAAACATGCCGAGTGCGGGAAGCGTGCGGTCGGTGGGACGCGGGCCGTAGTCGGGTCCGTCCGGTGCGTTCAGGGCGTAGGTCAGCAGGCCGGCGGCGGTGGAGAACGCCGGACCGCCGGTCGCTTCGGCCAGGCCGCTGATGTAGGCGGGCCGGGCGATCCGCACCTGCTTGTCCAGAACCCGGCCGGCATAGTCCTGCATGCCCGGGGTCTGGCTGGCGCCGCCGGTGATCACCGCACGACGGCCGACCAGGCGGTCAAAGCCGCTGGCGTGCAAGCGGTCGCGAACCATTTCGAGGATTTCCTCGACTCGTGGCCGGACGATGCTGTTTATCAGGGCGCGTGGCACCTGATTGGGCTGGACGCTGTCGCTTTCACCGACGGGCGTGACTTCAACCATTTCATGATCATCGGTGCGGCTCGGCAGCAGGCTGCCGAAGAGCACTTTGATCCGTTCGGCATGCAACAGCGGCGTGGTCAGTCCGCGCGCCAGATCACCGGTGACATGACCGCCGCCGACCGGCAGTACGTCCTGGTGAATCAGGCGGCCACCGAAAAACAGGGCGAGGGATGTTGTGCCGGCGCCGATGTCCACCAGAGTGACGCCAAGGTCGCTCTCATCATCGGCCAGGCAGGCCAGACCGGACGCATAGGGCGTAGTCACCAGGCCGGCCACGTCCAGGTGGGCCCGTTCGATGACGGTTTCCAGATTGCGCACAGGCCCCGGCGCCGCGTCTACGCGGTGCAGGGTCAAGGCCAGCCGGTCGCCAAACATGCCGGTCGGATCAGCGATCCCTGTCGTGTCGTCAATCGCATGATCGATGGGAATACGATGAAGGATGCGACGATTGTCTTCGAAGTCGCCCTGTCCGCCTTCCATCATGGCGCGGCGAACGTCGCTGGCGCTGACCTCATGGCCGGCGATGGCGACGTCCACATGGATGCGGGACGATGTGGGAACCCCGCAGGACACATTGACATGGACCTCGCGAATGGTCTCACCGCACATCTGCTCCGCCGCCTGTACGGTGGCGCGAATGGCTTGCTCCGCCGCTTCCATATCGACGATGGCGCCAGCGCGTACGCCCTGGGCGATCTGGTGGCCGATACCGATGACGCGCGGCCCGCTGGCTTCCAGCTTGGCGATAAAGCAGCAGACCTTGGCCGTTCCCACGTCGAGGGCGGCGATCGTGCTGCCGCGTGACAGGGCGTGACCGTTCCGGCGTTTTCGACCGCTCATGTGTCCTCTCCGACGGCAACAACATGAGTGGCGGAAACACCTGGCAAACGGATGATCACGCGATCCGGCAGCCGCAGATCAATCGACAGAATGTCACGCGACAGCAAACCGTGCGCGTGATCGACCTGGCGCAGCCGCTGGAGGGCGGCGGTCGGGCCGGCCTCTGGCAGAAGCAGATTGACGCCTGTGGACAGGCGCAGATTCCACCGCCGTTCGGATACGCGCACCGCCCCTGTGACCTGGCTGGCGATATCCGGCGCGTCCGCCATCATGGCGAGCAGCTCGCTCAGATGATCCAGCCCGCCGTCCCCGGCGACCACCGGCAGATGGGCAAAACGGCGGGGCACCGGCAGGCCGGACGCGATGGCCTCTATCCTCACTCCGGTCGCGTCGATCAGCACCAGTTGCCCGGACGCTTGCCAGAACGCGACCGGCCGGCGCTCCGCTATGGTCACATACAGCGTGTCGGGCAGGTGTCGGGCGACGGCGGCGCTGGCAACCCAGGGCAGAGCTTCAACCTGCCGGCGGATGGCGCCGGTGTCTGCGCCGACCAGGGAGTCGCCGCGACGGACGCCTATCGCAGCCAGCAGGGCGGCCTGTGAGGTTTCTTGCCGGCCGCTGACCAGAATGGACTCGACGCGCAGACCCATGGCCCGTGCAGCCTGGTTGGTTGCCTGGGCCAGCGATTGATTGAGGGCGGTTACACCGCCGTCATGCCACAGCCAGGCGCCTGACAAGGTGACCGCGAGCGCACCGGCAACCGTAATGCCGCGGCGGGACAAGAGTCGCTCGCCCAGCCAGGCCATGCCACGCCAGGCGCGTGCGCCGGGGCGGCCGGCAGAGGCCCGCGACTGTCTCAGGCGTGGCATCGCGCCTCCTCCACCAGCCAGGCGACCAGGTCGCCAAAACTGATGCCACAGTGCGCTGCCTGTTCCGGCACCAGGCTGATGCCGGTCATGCCGGGCTGGGTATTGATCTCCAGCAGGTGCAGGCCGGCCGCGCCATGCCGTTCATCAAAGCGGAAGTCACAACGGCTGACGCCGCTACACCCCAGTGTGCGATGGGCGGTAAGCGCCGACTCCATGGCCAGGTCATAAACCGCCGACGGGATATCAGCCGGCAAGACATGGGTTGCAAAGCCCGCCGTATATTTGGACCGGTAGTCGAAGATGGCCGTGTTCGTAACAATGTCGGTCACTGCCAGCGGGCGGTCGCCCATGACGCCGACCGTCAGTTCGCGACCGGGCACATAGGGCTCCACCAAAGCCTGCTCGCCATAACGCCAGTCGCTGTCAATCGGCGGTCGGTTGTCACCTGGCTCTACAATGCGAACGCCGAAGGTTGATCCCTCGCGCACGGGTTTGACCACGTACGGCCGCTGCAGAGGATCGCGCGCGTTGATTTCAGCCGTCGGCACCACAAGACCGTCGGTGCAGCGCAGGCCGGCGGCGCTGAACAGGCGCTTGGCCAGCGCCTTATCCATGGCAATGGCTGAGGCGGTAACGCCGGAATGGGTGTAGGGAATGCGCAGCACTTCGAGCAGTCCCTGAACGCAGCCATCTTCGCCAAACCGACCATGCAGGGCGTTGAAGCAGACGTCCGGGCGCAGCCGATCCAGGTCCAGGGCCAGGTTCTGCCCGGCGTCCACCTCGCTGACCCTGAACCCCTTGTCACGCAGGGCGCGGGCGCAGGCATCGCCACTGGACAGCGAGACCTCCCGTTCGGCGGACTGACCGCCCATCAGCACCGCGACGTGTCGGGTCATGGCGTCGTCTCCTGCGGCACGTCCTGCCGCAGGGTGCCTGGCAACGGCGCGCCGATGCGCCGGATCTCCCACCGCAGACCTATGCCGCTTGCCGCCTCTACCCTGCGACGGACTTCCTCGCCCAGATTTTCGATGTCAGCGGCGCTGGCCTGGCCCAGATTGATGATGAAGTTGCAATGCTTCTCCGACACCATGGCGTCACCGATGCGCAGACCGCGACAGCCCGCCTGCTCAATCAGGCGCCAGGCTTTTTCGCCCGTTGGATTGGCGAAGGTCGAGCCGCCGGTGCGGGCCCGCACCGGCTGGCTCTCCTCCCGCTGGCGGGCGATGTCCGCCATGCGAGCTTCGATCTCCGTTCGCGCCGCAGGCGCGCCCGAGAGCGTTGTGTCGAGGATGATCCAGTCTTGCGGCAGGCTGGATCGGCGATAGGTCAAGCCGAGGTCCGCCGGACTCAGCACATGGGCCTGGCCCTGCCGGTCCATGGTCCGCGCCTGGACCACCACATCCACCATTTCCCGGCCATAAGCGCCGGCGTTCATGCGCAGGGCGCCGCCGATGGTGCCGGGAACGCCATAGAGGAATTCAAGGCCGGAAAGGCCGGCCGCGGCCGCCGTCAGGGCGACGGTACGATCGAGGGCGCCGGCGCCGGCGCTGACCCGCTCATTGTCCACCGTGACGCTTGCAAAGCGGCGGCCGAGCCGGATAACGATGCCGGCAATGCCGCCGTCCCGCACCAGTAGATTTGACGCGACTCCCAACACCGTGACCGGGACGTCCGCCGGCAGCGCCGACAGGAAAGAGGACAGATCGTCTTCGTCGGCCGGGCGGAACAAGACTTCGGCTGGCCCGCCGGTGCGAAACCAGGTCATCGGACCCAGCGGCGCGTTGGCCGCCAATCGTCCGCGCACTGGCGGCAGACGGTTGATCAGCGGGTCATCGCGCATGGCCGCCATGGTCATCGCCCGCTCCCCGTATGACGGGCGCCAGGGCCGGGCAAAGCGCCGGGCAGGGCGCCAGGCAGGGCGTTGGCCCACTGGGTGATGGAGCCGGCGCCGAGGCAGATCACCATGTCGCCGGCGGTGGCCAGGTCAGCGATCATCTGCGGCAGGTCGTCAGCGGTTGGCAACGGGCGGACATCGCGGTGACCGCGGGCGCGGATGCCGTCTACCAGGCTGTCGCGGTCGGCGCCGGCAATCGGCTTTTCACCAGCCGAATAGACGTCACACACGATGACGCAATCGGCATCGTTGAAGCAGGTGCAGAAATCCTCGAACAGGTCGTGCAGGCGGCTGAAGCGATGGGGTTGAACCACCGCGATGACACGGCCGCGGGCGATGTCCCGTGCTGCCGCCAGAACCGCGGAGATTTCCACCGGGTGATGGCCATAGTCATCGACTACCGTGACGCCGCCGGTGGTTCCGGTGACGGTAAACCGCCGTTTGACGCCCTGAAAGGAAGAGAGACCGCGGCGAATATGCGCCGGGGCGATGTCCAGTTCACGGGCGACGGCGATGGCGGCAAGCGCGTTCTGCACGTTGTGGCGGCCAAACATGGGAAGGTGGAGCTGCTCCAGGAGCATCCCGCCGCCGCGGACCCGCTCGCCGATGATGGCGGTGAAGTGCATACCGTCCTGGGCGGCGGTGACGTCGCTCGCCTGAACGTCCGCCTGCCGATTCAGGCCATAGGTCAGCAGGCGGCGGTCGCGCACCTCGGGAATCAGCGTTTGCACTTCCGGGTGGTCGAGGCACAGCACACCGAAGCCGTAGAACGGGACATTCTCGACAAATGTCGCGAAGGCGGCGCGCAGATCATTGAAGGAGCCGTAGTGCTCCATATGTTCGGGGTCCATATTCGTGACGATGGCAATGGTCGCCGGCAGCTTGACAAACGTGCCGTCCGATTCGTCGGCTTCCACCACCATCCAGTCGCCGGCGCCGGTGCGGGCGTTGGTGCCGTAAGCATTGATGATGCCGCCGTTGATCACCGTCGGATCAAACCCGGCGGTATCAAGCAGATGGGCGACGAGCGAAGTTGTGGTGGTCTTGCCATGGGTGCCGCCGACCGCGACTGACCATTTGAGCCGCATCAGTTCGGCCAGCATTTCCGCCCGCCGCACCACAGGAATGAATCGCTGGCGCGCCGCCTCGGTTTCCGGATTGTCACGGGTAATGGCTGATGACACGACAACCGCCGAGCAGTCGCCCAGATTTTCCGCCCCGTGGCCTATAGTGACGGGAATGCCCATCGCGCGCAGTCGCTGAACATTGGCGTTCTCCGCCACGTCACTGCCCTGCACCGCATAGCCCAGGTTGTGCAGGATTTCGGCGATGCCGCTCATGCCGATACCGCCGATGCCGACGAAGTGCAGGGTGCCGATATTCAAGGGCAGCGCCTTCATGGTCGCCCGCCCCCTACCGGCCGGGCGGTGGCCGCCACCAGATCAGCCAGCGCCGCGGCGGCGTCCGGCCGGCCCAGCGCGCCGGCGGCCGCGGCGGCCCGGATAAGCAGATCCGGCATGGTCAGCAGACGCTGCAGGCGGCTGGCCAGGGCGTCGGGCGTGAAGGCGCTTTGCGGCATCAGCCAGCCGCCACCGGCCTCGTCCATGGCCTGGGCGTTGGCCGCCTGGTCCTGGTCGAGAGCGCCGGGAAAGGGCACCAGGATGGCCGGCCGGCCGGCTGTTGTCAGCTCCGCCACGGTTGATCCGCCGGCCCGGCAGATCACCAGATGGGCGGCCGCCAGGCGCTGCGGCACATCGGTAAAGAACGCCCGCAAAGTGATGTTTGCCGACACCCCGTCATAGGCCGCCTCTACCGCGGCCAGGTCTTCCGGCCGCACCTGCTGGGCAATACGCAGCCGCGCCTGCAGGTGTTGCGGCAGGCGGCGGATGGCCTCCGGTACAACGGCGCTGAAGACATGGGCTCCCTGACTTCCACCCAGAATCAGCACATCCAGAGGACCATCCAGTTGCGGTGCGCTGTAGGGCGATCCCGCCAGGCGGGCGATCGCGGCGCGCACCGGGTTGCCGGTGCAGACGATGCGACCGGTATCGCGCGGCCGCAGCCCGGCGACGCTGGCAAAGGACGTGGCTATGGCCGACGCGCGTGGCGCCAGAAGGCGGTTGGCCCGCCCGAGCACGGCGTTCTGATCGTGAATGACGGTTGGCTGTCCAAGGCGCGAGGCGGCAATCAACGCGGGCAGCGAAGGATAGCCGCCAAAGCCCACTACCACAGCAGGCTTGAGGCGCATCAGGCGCAGCCAGGCCTGGCCGACGCCAAGCAACAGGCGCGCAGCGCCTGCCGCCTTGCGCAGGGGGCCGCGCCCCGTCGTAGTTCCGGCAAACAACCGATGGACCGCCATGCGCGGGTCCAGATCGTGGAAAGCACTGCCCCGCCGATCCGTCACCAGGTCAACCCGGAAGCCGCGCGCCAGCAAGATCTCCGCCAGAGCCAGGGCCGGAAAGACGTGGCCGCCGGTGCCGCCAGCCGCCAGCAGGGCGAGACGGCCCTGACCATCGCTTTTGATCTGGCCGACGGGTGCGGTGGCACTGCGTGCCATGGCGAGAGGCGCGTTCATCGCCACGCCTCTGTCCCGTCGCCGCCTCGCCGCCGGCGCGTCAGGGCCAGCAACATGCCAATGGTGAAGGCCACGGCCAGCATGGAGGAACCGCCGTAGCTGACGAACGGGAGAGTCATGCCCTTGGTTGGCATCAGATGCAGGGTCGACGCCATGTTGACGATGGCCTGCAGGCCAAAGCCGACCAGCAGACCGGTGGTGGCGATCTGTACGAACGGACTGCTTTCGTCGCTGGCGCGGGCAAAGCCGCGCAGCACCACCAGGGCGAACAGACCGATGATAATGAGAGCGGCGAACATGCCCAGCTCCTCACCGGCGACAGCGAAGATGAAGTCGCTGTGGGCGTCCGGCAGGCGATCTTTGACGCTACCCTCACCGGGGCCGCGTCCGAACAGACCTCCGGCCATGAATGCCGACAGGCCGGTATCTACCTGGAATGTGTCGCCGGACGCCGGGTCCAGGAAACGGTCAATCCGACTCGAGACATGATCGAAGGTCCAGTAGGCGCCGATAGCGGCAACCAGACCGAGAACGCTGACGGCGACAATGATGACCATCGGCAGGCCGGCGACAAAAAGCTGGGCAACCCAGACTGCTGCAACAATGACCGTCATGCCCATGTCCGGCTGGGCCACCAGCAGCAGAGCGATGACGGCGAACAAGCCGGCGACGATCCGCCGGCCGGGAAAAGCCGGGTCGCGATGTGCTTCGGCCAGCAGCCAGGCGCTGACCACGGCAAAGGTCGGCTTGAGGAACTCTGATGGCTGAAGGGAAAAGCCGGGCAGCGACAGCCAGCGCTGGGCGCCCTTGATCTCGGGCCCGATGACCAGAGTCAGGGCGGTGGCCAGCAGGGCCGCAGCGAATCCGACAATGGCCAGTCGGCGCATGGTCAGCGGGTCAAGCAGGCTGATCGCCACCAGCACAATCAGGGCCAGCACACTGAAAACCATCTGCCGCTCGACGAAGTGGAGGGGCGGCAGGCCGATCCGCACCGCCACCGCGGGACTGGCCATGGCGGCGAGCATGATGCCAATGGCCAGCAGCAACAGGGCCGCCGCCAGCAGCCAGCGGTCTACGGTCCACCACCAGCGGCCGATGATCGAAGTATCGGTGCGGGCCATCAGAAATGTCATGACCGGGCCTCCGCCGCCGGCAGGGCCTGAATCTGATCCAGCACCAATTGGCGGAAGCGGTCGCCGCGTTCGGCAAAATCACTGAATTGATCAAACGAGGCGCAAGCCGGCGACAGGAGTATGACCGAAGGAAGCGGGTCCTTCGTTGCCGCATGGGATGCCCGGGCAACGGCTGTCGCCAGATCGCCGCAGCGGCTGACCAGGGTACGAGGACTGAGGTCCCGGGCAAAACTTTCCGTCGCTTCGCCGATAAGAAAGGTTTCCTGAACGCGGCCCATGCGGCTGGCCAGAGGCGCGAGGGACTCACCCTTGGCCTGGCCGCCGGCGATCCAGTAGATGCGTTCGTAGCAGTCGAGCGCGGTACAGGCGGCGGACACATTGGTCGCCTTGCTGTCGTTGACAAAGGTGACGTGACCGGTGCGGGCGACCACCTCCTGGCGATGTGGCAGGCCTGCATAAGTGACAAGCGCGCCAGCGATGACCGCCGCCTCAATGCCGACCGCACGGGCGACCGCATAGGCGGCGGCGGCGTTCTGCCAGTTGTGACGGCCCGGCAGAGAGGATGCGGCGGACAGATCGCAGACGCGGCCGTCACCGCCGGCTCGCTCGTCATAGAGGACGCCATCGCGAACGGAGACCTCGCCCGGCGCAGCACCCTCCGCGGAAACGGCAACAATCGTCCGGCCCGCAGGCTGCGCTAAAAGCTCGTCGCGAATAGCCTGGCACCACACGTCGTCCTGGCCGACGACGGCCACG
Above is a window of Alphaproteobacteria bacterium DNA encoding:
- the recN gene encoding DNA repair protein RecN, which encodes MLCRLSIRNVILIESLDIEFESGLCALTGETGAGKSILLDCLGQALGGRADAALLRPGAEQATISALFQIDDEHAACRNAREAGLHVEDGMLLLRRTLSRDGRTRAYVNDQTVSVGLLRDIGDSLAEIQGQFEQHGLLDETGHAAVLDAFGGHQAELATTAAAWRAWRDAVRTAADAVGRTNQSRQDAAFLAESIADLTDLDPQPDEETALADARRRLQNRDRLVAGLTQALDAVAGAGRAEESLHVAARAIATIRTDAGVAGQALLDAVDRAIAEAAEVRSGLESLASGLDDDDQSLEAIEERLFALRAAARKHGTEVAGLSDLRRTMQERLALLDTADEERERLERAAATARAAYLTAAGALTTARRSAAQALDTAVAAELPPLKLERTRFVTSVGPLKSGDGNSGAGDGGDDSGDGAADGRDRVCFLAATNDGDVPASLRRVASGGELARFLLALKVVLHHADEGRSLIFDEVDAGIGGAVAAAVGERLAGLAATRQILVVTHSPQVASAADRHLRVRKEVKGGATRTLVTVLDDAGRREEIARMLSGRKVTEEARAQADRLLERVRPRRPTARTAQSA
- a CDS encoding outer membrane protein assembly factor BamD, with product MTRQTAQIVLRRGRAASLLAAIMFVLAACSGDNERAYVDRPVEDLYNIALDQLAAGDFAEAAIGFDEVERQHPYSIWATKAQLMAAYAHYANNAYDDAVVAADRFIQLHPSNRDTPYAYYLKAISFYEQIIDVGRDQSLTAQALQSLGEVIRRFPDSDYARDAGLKLDLVRDHLAGKEMEVGRFYQRRGDYLAALSRFRIVVRDYQTTTHVPEALHRINEVYSALGINDQAERTAAVLGYNYPGSEWYVDTYELTTGEAIRPPGQDRGILTRTWDWLF
- the lpxC gene encoding UDP-3-O-acyl-N-acetylglucosamine deacetylase; this encodes MSSKDRPCEQPAATNAIASVTPLSTDSTTAGVQVQHTLKSSIQCSGIGLHSGATVTLVLHPAPESSGIVFRRRRGLRPTHIPAHWSHVVDTSLCTVVGDGDGTTVGTVEHLMAALAGCAIDNAVIELDGPEVPAMDGSSAPFVFLIECAGRAAQKAPRRAIQVQTPVGVTGDGKSLDIAPAAELTIHMAIEFSESMIGRQDVSFRLEEGSFKSHLARARTFGFDHEVSAMRSAGLALGGSLDNAVVLSGDRVLNDEGLRFPDEFVRHKALDCLGDLYLAGAPLTGAVTGWRSGHALNHALLQRLFSDDSAWQVTTLPASPVADVPVQPARQAVAGGL
- the ftsZ gene encoding cell division protein FtsZ, which codes for MTIHLSMPRNEPELRPRITVIGVGGAGGNAVDNMIRSNLEGVEFIIANTDCQALSQSACERQIKLGINITRGLGAGARPDVGRAAAEEAMEELLDHLGDANMVFITAGMGGGTGTGAAPVIARAARERGILTIGVVTKPFHFEGTHRMRIADAGIDELQNYVDTLIVIPNQNLFRVANERTTFADAFKMADDVLYSGVRGVTDLMIMPGLINLDFADIRSVMGEMGKAMMGTGEGDGERRALDAAEAAISNPLLDDVSMEGARGILINVTGGMDMTLFEVDEAANRIRAEVDPNANIIFGSTFHEEMEGTMRVSVVATGIDVDQVSATRPHLKVVHDAVAEKTVGQGEPQPVVAVAASSPPASDDAQAATAQPTEEDAPPADTLVHAAASSSDDHAPSSNEGHMDQAAAETATTPDSGETALAARAHGEPFIAPPPVTTGRRPAVSRPEPFAEADMVNGRGQPMRGRRGPSLFERVTGTGRARRRPDETRDPEASAATAGPVATRPATTGEPAPAPRQPEAAAEHPARPAGRPQVVARQATPQAQLGGLTATERPGRTPHEDDLLDIPAFLRRQAN
- the ftsA gene encoding cell division protein FtsA — protein: MSGRKRRNGHALSRGSTIAALDVGTAKVCCFIAKLEASGPRVIGIGHQIAQGVRAGAIVDMEAAEQAIRATVQAAEQMCGETIREVHVNVSCGVPTSSRIHVDVAIAGHEVSASDVRRAMMEGGQGDFEDNRRILHRIPIDHAIDDTTGIADPTGMFGDRLALTLHRVDAAPGPVRNLETVIERAHLDVAGLVTTPYASGLACLADDESDLGVTLVDIGAGTTSLALFFGGRLIHQDVLPVGGGHVTGDLARGLTTPLLHAERIKVLFGSLLPSRTDDHEMVEVTPVGESDSVQPNQVPRALINSIVRPRVEEILEMVRDRLHASGFDRLVGRRAVITGGASQTPGMQDYAGRVLDKQVRIARPAYISGLAEATGGPAFSTAAGLLTYALNAPDGPDYGPRPTDRTLPALGMFGRVGGWLRDHF